The Oncorhynchus tshawytscha isolate Ot180627B linkage group LG18, Otsh_v2.0, whole genome shotgun sequence genome has a window encoding:
- the LOC112232863 gene encoding uncharacterized protein LOC112232863 isoform X1 — protein MIIFLSSGLFCLLMAAVGIQAQQTPSINDLNAECLGNVIRLSVAPLFEEVDAVFNDTQIINLTPGLATQCGFSFKFDPMGNAMLFASLQNCFSQNMDDKMFSLVMQFRLPGNHMTEDSVYRVGKTCSYTPWTSREILCDRNYMEVSVRRTLPDIQTIPKQPTGGPKARSGNFRRGAEAVASGYKMTVVFSPSKNVMNVDEVQRKGYAIANTPTRLVLRSPHNAEETYLQNVAGVPMRVLSTSTFFEQKWLVTRVDATAVCPTPGAVAFTPEVITWYMPKHIDPLFSSDAFTMLEVYMGIDAKRLDIEEMAARNYSVLVTEAHIIVEIPVGAVGGYFKSHIQDDQYFVTYTIEPMLELLWIEEVAHENTSYKVLFPITTPPMARPPQVRNYTPLDTVPEQAVFVLELGTFNLDVELLNITFPTMVLTVAECNARGFNVQEQRSPDNTLKTFRMEVPFSDPVVFKERRAEQGLTTFTLQLIYGLVIFPEYAPFSHSAVVDAVLLDIVPPSVTGNCDQENFHITVDYRNQEPFFVVLVGKRLLNHEFAQQYLTEGDTDFTITLPFSSPDAVFESVHSSSVRSRLDVALLNPYNNMTIKYFSLACSFLKTLTECFSNGTMTALAVKVESAPGLNPGQLTLSDPACGPTYSDARFAYFHFTVNSCGTTRKFINNVMLYENEISLPDELEVKLNATTSSEEEYQLKVSCYYVANITRTLAFLTRPRDKPFAETGTGRLMVRMRLAQDASYNTFHQEEDYPVVRYLRQPLHFEVELTTSSDPKVALVLDHCWATLNEDRDSRPRWNLIING, from the exons ATGATTATTTTCCTTAGCTCAGG GTTGTTTTGCCTATTGATGGCAGCTGTGGGCATACAAGCACAACAGACACCTTCTATAA ATGACCTCAACGCTGAATGCCTTGGTAACGTTATTCGTTTGAGTGTCGCTCCTCTTTTTGAAGAGGTTGACGCTGTCTTCA ATGACACACAAATCATAAACCTGACGCCTGGCCTTGCTACTCAGTGTGGATTCAGCTTTAAATTTGACCCCATGGGGAATGCCATGCTTTTTGCTTCTCTTCAAAACTGCTTTTCCCAAAACATG GATGATAAGATGTTCAGCTTGGTCATGCAGTTCAGGCTGCCAGGAAACCACATGACTGAAGACTCTGTTTACAGAGTGGGCAAAACCTGTAGCTACACCCCCTGGACCTCCCGAGAGATTCTGTGCGACCGCAACTACATGGAG GTGTCTGTCAGAAGGACTCTTCCAGACATCCAAACCATCCCCAAACAGCCCACTGGGGGCCCGAAAGCAAGGAGCGGCAACTTCCGGAGGGGAGCTGAG GCTGTTGCTTCAGGATACAAAATGACAGTCGTCTTTAGTCCTAGCAAGAATGTCATGAATGTGGATGAGGTCCAAAGAAAGGGCTATGCAATAGCCAACACTCCCACACGGCTGGTGTTAAGAAGCCCTCATAATGCAGAGGAGACATACCTCCAGAAT GTAGCTGGGGTTCCGATGCGGGTGCTATCAACCTCCACCTTCTTTGAGCAGAAGTGGCTGGTTACTCGAGTAGATGCCACGGCTGTTTGTCCAACACCAGG GGCAGTGGCCTTTACTCCAGAAGTGATCACCTGGTACATGCCCAAGCACATAGACCCACTTTTCTCCTCTGATGCCTTCACCATGTTGGAGGTGTACATGGGAATTGACGCTAAGAGGCTGGACATTGAGGAAATGGCTGCCAGAAACTACTCGGTTTTAGTCACAGAGGCTCATATTATTGTTGAAATTCCGGTGGGGGCGGTTGGCGGCTACTTCAAG AGCCATATTCAGGATGACCAGTACTTTGTCACTTACACCATTGAGCCCATGCTTGAGTTGCTGTGGATCGAGGAGGTCGCACACGAGAACACCAGCTATAAAGTCCTCTTCCCTATCACAACACCTCCGATGGCCAGGCCTCCACAAGTTCGCAACT ACACGCCCTTAGACACAGTTCCTGAGCAGGCAGTGTTTGTGCTTGAGTTGGGGACCTTCAACCTTGATGTGGAGCTGCTGAACATCACCTTTCCCACCATGGTGCTAACTGTTGCAGAGTGCAACGCCAGGGGCTTCAATGTTCAAGAGCAAAGATCCCCGGACAACACCTTGAAGACCTTCAGGATGGAGGTGCCCTTCTCAGACCCGGTGGTCTTTAAGGAG AGAAGGGCGGAACAAGGTCTCACAACCTTCACTCTTCAGCTGATCTACGGCCTGGTCATCTTTCCAGAGTACgctcctttctctcactctgccGTTGTGGACGCTGTACTGCTGGACATTG TGCCACCCTCAGTCACTGGCAACTGTGATCAGGAGAACTTCCACATCACTGTGGACTACAGGAACCAAGAGCCCTTTTTTGTGGTCTTGGTTGGCAAGCGGCTGCTTAACCATGAGTTTGctcaacagtatttaacagagGGCGACACAGACTTCACCATCACGTTGCCCTTCTCTTCGCCGGACGCAGTGTTTGAG TCGGTTCACTCGTCCTCTGTCAGGAGCAGACTGGATGTGGCTCTGTTGAATCCTTACAACAACATGACCATCAAATACTTTTCCCTGGCTTGCAGCTTCCTCAAAACGCTGACTG AGTGTTTCTCTAACGGAACGATGACTGCGCTGGCAGTGAAGGTGGAGTCTGCTCCCGGTCTGAACCCCGGTCAGCTGACCCTGAGCGACCCCGCCTGTGGTCCCACCTACAGTGACGCTCGCTTCGCCTACTTCCACTTCACTGTGAACTCCTGTGGCACCACCAGGAAG TTTATCAACAATGTCATGCTGTATGAGAACGAAATCTCCTTGCCAGATGAACTTGAGGTGAAGCTGAATGCCACGACGTCTTCAGAGGAGGAATATCA GTTAAAGGTTTCCTGCTACTATGTGGCCAACATCACTCGCACATTGGCCTTCCTGACCAGGCCGCGTGACAAGCCTTTTGCCGAGACTGGGACGGGTCGACTAATGGTCAGAATGAGACTCGCTCAGG ACGCCTCGTATAACACGTTCCACCAGGAGGAGGACTATCCAGTGGTGAGGTACCTTAGACAGCCTCTGCACTTTGAGGTGGAGCTGACCACGTCCTCTGATCCCAAGGTAGCGCTGGTGCTTGACCACTGCTGGGCCACCCTCAACGAGGACCGCGACTCCCGACCCCGGTGGAATCTCATCATTAATGGGTAA
- the LOC112232863 gene encoding uncharacterized protein LOC112232863 isoform X2 yields MIIFLSSGLFCLLMAAVGIQAQQTPSINDLNAECLGNVIRLSVAPLFEEVDAVFNDTQIINLTPGLATQCGFSFKFDPMGNAMLFASLQNCFSQNMDDKMFSLVMQFRLPGNHMTEDSVYRVGKTCSYTPWTSREILCDRNYMEVSVRRTLPDIQTIPKQPTGGPKARSGNFRRGAESHIQDDQYFVTYTIEPMLELLWIEEVAHENTSYKVLFPITTPPMARPPQVRNYTPLDTVPEQAVFVLELGTFNLDVELLNITFPTMVLTVAECNARGFNVQEQRSPDNTLKTFRMEVPFSDPVVFKERRAEQGLTTFTLQLIYGLVIFPEYAPFSHSAVVDAVLLDIVPPSVTGNCDQENFHITVDYRNQEPFFVVLVGKRLLNHEFAQQYLTEGDTDFTITLPFSSPDAVFESVHSSSVRSRLDVALLNPYNNMTIKYFSLACSFLKTLTECFSNGTMTALAVKVESAPGLNPGQLTLSDPACGPTYSDARFAYFHFTVNSCGTTRKFINNVMLYENEISLPDELEVKLNATTSSEEEYQLKVSCYYVANITRTLAFLTRPRDKPFAETGTGRLMVRMRLAQDASYNTFHQEEDYPVVRYLRQPLHFEVELTTSSDPKVALVLDHCWATLNEDRDSRPRWNLIING; encoded by the exons ATGATTATTTTCCTTAGCTCAGG GTTGTTTTGCCTATTGATGGCAGCTGTGGGCATACAAGCACAACAGACACCTTCTATAA ATGACCTCAACGCTGAATGCCTTGGTAACGTTATTCGTTTGAGTGTCGCTCCTCTTTTTGAAGAGGTTGACGCTGTCTTCA ATGACACACAAATCATAAACCTGACGCCTGGCCTTGCTACTCAGTGTGGATTCAGCTTTAAATTTGACCCCATGGGGAATGCCATGCTTTTTGCTTCTCTTCAAAACTGCTTTTCCCAAAACATG GATGATAAGATGTTCAGCTTGGTCATGCAGTTCAGGCTGCCAGGAAACCACATGACTGAAGACTCTGTTTACAGAGTGGGCAAAACCTGTAGCTACACCCCCTGGACCTCCCGAGAGATTCTGTGCGACCGCAACTACATGGAG GTGTCTGTCAGAAGGACTCTTCCAGACATCCAAACCATCCCCAAACAGCCCACTGGGGGCCCGAAAGCAAGGAGCGGCAACTTCCGGAGGGGAGCTGAG AGCCATATTCAGGATGACCAGTACTTTGTCACTTACACCATTGAGCCCATGCTTGAGTTGCTGTGGATCGAGGAGGTCGCACACGAGAACACCAGCTATAAAGTCCTCTTCCCTATCACAACACCTCCGATGGCCAGGCCTCCACAAGTTCGCAACT ACACGCCCTTAGACACAGTTCCTGAGCAGGCAGTGTTTGTGCTTGAGTTGGGGACCTTCAACCTTGATGTGGAGCTGCTGAACATCACCTTTCCCACCATGGTGCTAACTGTTGCAGAGTGCAACGCCAGGGGCTTCAATGTTCAAGAGCAAAGATCCCCGGACAACACCTTGAAGACCTTCAGGATGGAGGTGCCCTTCTCAGACCCGGTGGTCTTTAAGGAG AGAAGGGCGGAACAAGGTCTCACAACCTTCACTCTTCAGCTGATCTACGGCCTGGTCATCTTTCCAGAGTACgctcctttctctcactctgccGTTGTGGACGCTGTACTGCTGGACATTG TGCCACCCTCAGTCACTGGCAACTGTGATCAGGAGAACTTCCACATCACTGTGGACTACAGGAACCAAGAGCCCTTTTTTGTGGTCTTGGTTGGCAAGCGGCTGCTTAACCATGAGTTTGctcaacagtatttaacagagGGCGACACAGACTTCACCATCACGTTGCCCTTCTCTTCGCCGGACGCAGTGTTTGAG TCGGTTCACTCGTCCTCTGTCAGGAGCAGACTGGATGTGGCTCTGTTGAATCCTTACAACAACATGACCATCAAATACTTTTCCCTGGCTTGCAGCTTCCTCAAAACGCTGACTG AGTGTTTCTCTAACGGAACGATGACTGCGCTGGCAGTGAAGGTGGAGTCTGCTCCCGGTCTGAACCCCGGTCAGCTGACCCTGAGCGACCCCGCCTGTGGTCCCACCTACAGTGACGCTCGCTTCGCCTACTTCCACTTCACTGTGAACTCCTGTGGCACCACCAGGAAG TTTATCAACAATGTCATGCTGTATGAGAACGAAATCTCCTTGCCAGATGAACTTGAGGTGAAGCTGAATGCCACGACGTCTTCAGAGGAGGAATATCA GTTAAAGGTTTCCTGCTACTATGTGGCCAACATCACTCGCACATTGGCCTTCCTGACCAGGCCGCGTGACAAGCCTTTTGCCGAGACTGGGACGGGTCGACTAATGGTCAGAATGAGACTCGCTCAGG ACGCCTCGTATAACACGTTCCACCAGGAGGAGGACTATCCAGTGGTGAGGTACCTTAGACAGCCTCTGCACTTTGAGGTGGAGCTGACCACGTCCTCTGATCCCAAGGTAGCGCTGGTGCTTGACCACTGCTGGGCCACCCTCAACGAGGACCGCGACTCCCGACCCCGGTGGAATCTCATCATTAATGGGTAA